The Klebsiella aerogenes KCTC 2190 region GGAGTTAGTCCTCGGCCCCTTTGGTTTTTTCCTCACGCTTTTCGCCGTTTGGGCGGCAATCAACGCCTTCAATATGGTGGATGGCATTGACGGGTTGCTCGGCGGGCTTTCGTCCGTCTCCTTCGCGGCAACCGGCATCATCTTATGGTTTGATGGCCAGTACAGCCTGGCGATGTGGTGTTTTGCGATGATCGCCGCCATTCTGCCCTATATTTTACTTAATCTTGGCGCGCTTGGACGTCGCTATAAAGTGTTTATGGGTGATGCCGGCAGTACCATGATTGGCTTCACCATTATCTGGATCCTGCTGGAGACGACGCAGGGCAAAACGCATCCCATCAGCCCGGTAACGGCGCTGTGGATTATTGCGATTCCACTGATGGATATGGTGGCGATTATGTATCGCCGCCTGCGAAAGGGGATGAGCCCGTTTTCGCCAGATCGTCAGCATATTCATCATTTGATCATGCGTGCCGGGTTTACTTCCCGGCAGGCCTTTGTCCTGATTACGCTGGCTGCCGCTTTACTGGCGCTGGTCGGCGTAGTGGCGGAATACACCCGTATTGTTCCTGAATGGGTGATGTTAATACTCTTTTTGTTTGCTTTTTTACTTTATGGCTACTGCATTAAGCGCGCATGGAAAGTGGCGCGTCTGGTTAAGCGCATTAGACGCAGAATT contains the following coding sequences:
- the wecA gene encoding UDP-N-acetylglucosamine--undecaprenyl-phosphate N-acetylglucosaminephosphotransferase, giving the protein MNLLTAITELISVFLFTTLFIFVARKAAKKIGLVDKPNYRKRHQGLIPLVGGISVYAGICFTFAIADYYIPHATLYLACAGVLVLVGALDDRFDISVKIRAVIQAAIAVIMMTAGNLHLSSLGYIFGSWELVLGPFGFFLTLFAVWAAINAFNMVDGIDGLLGGLSSVSFAATGIILWFDGQYSLAMWCFAMIAAILPYILLNLGALGRRYKVFMGDAGSTMIGFTIIWILLETTQGKTHPISPVTALWIIAIPLMDMVAIMYRRLRKGMSPFSPDRQHIHHLIMRAGFTSRQAFVLITLAAALLALVGVVAEYTRIVPEWVMLILFLFAFLLYGYCIKRAWKVARLVKRIRRRIRRHSGNNPNLTK